Proteins encoded within one genomic window of Kaistia algarum:
- a CDS encoding amidohydrolase family protein, translating into MIDQAHLRERNQALFGVDDAWLQKHREEALEPDLAIVDPHHHLWDRGAPYLFNDYLADIGSGHNICASVFVQCDAMYRVDGDPDLAPVGETEFVNGIAAMSASGAYGSARVCAGIVGFAELRLGDRVDVVLEAHLRAAGDRFKGIRGRSVWDADPTIKGSSQDFPKGLLLDAGFRRGYARLVRYNLSFDAWLFHPQLPELADLAGSFPDTPVVLDHIGAPLAVGVYAGRRDDIFVDWKRNLTDLARRPNVSVKLGGLAMHLFGFDLDAAHRPEPADSEEIARLWRPYIETCIEIFGVERCMFESNFPVDKRGVSYGVLWNAFKRIAAGYSASEKAALFRETACRTYRLVLPR; encoded by the coding sequence GTGATCGATCAGGCACATCTGCGCGAAAGAAACCAAGCGTTATTTGGGGTAGATGATGCATGGCTGCAGAAGCACCGCGAGGAAGCGCTTGAGCCCGATCTCGCGATCGTCGATCCCCACCATCACCTTTGGGATCGTGGTGCGCCATACCTCTTCAATGACTATCTCGCCGACATCGGCAGCGGCCATAACATCTGCGCTTCGGTGTTCGTCCAGTGCGACGCGATGTATCGCGTAGACGGCGACCCCGATTTAGCGCCCGTTGGCGAGACCGAATTTGTGAATGGGATCGCCGCAATGAGCGCGAGCGGCGCCTACGGCTCCGCGAGGGTCTGCGCGGGTATCGTCGGCTTCGCCGAACTGCGGCTGGGCGATCGCGTCGACGTGGTATTGGAAGCTCACCTCCGTGCCGCCGGAGACCGCTTCAAGGGCATACGAGGACGCTCTGTCTGGGATGCCGATCCAACCATCAAGGGTTCTTCGCAGGATTTCCCGAAAGGACTTCTCCTCGACGCCGGCTTCCGCCGCGGCTATGCGAGGCTGGTTCGCTACAATCTATCATTCGATGCATGGCTGTTCCATCCGCAGCTTCCTGAACTGGCCGATCTTGCCGGCAGTTTTCCCGATACGCCGGTAGTCCTCGACCACATCGGTGCACCTCTTGCCGTCGGGGTCTATGCGGGACGGCGCGACGACATCTTCGTCGACTGGAAGAGGAACCTCACGGATCTCGCCCGCCGGCCGAATGTCAGCGTCAAGCTGGGCGGCCTTGCCATGCACCTTTTCGGCTTCGACCTCGATGCCGCCCACCGTCCCGAGCCAGCGGATTCGGAGGAAATTGCGCGGCTCTGGCGTCCCTATATCGAGACCTGCATCGAGATTTTCGGCGTCGAACGCTGCATGTTCGAGAGTAATTTCCCCGTCGACAAGCGGGGCGTCAGCTACGGCGTGCTTTGGAACGCCTTCAAGCGCATCGCCGCCGGTTATTCGGCCAGCGAAAAGGCCGCTCTGTTCCGGGAGACCGCCTGTCGCACCTATCGCCTCGTGCTGCCACGCTGA
- a CDS encoding carbohydrate ABC transporter permease: MTTPIATAPARNSLDPRRAGFGRTLAAAIVTLVLLGPIIVVFWLALRPRLYTDITGPTLETFGYIFANTDILLWLKNSAMVSALATIVSVIVAAPAGYVLSRGRGGAVSVYSLFIFVVQSFPVVVFVIPLFIMFAAVGLVDSLGGVAIIYVASSIAVACWMMSAYFDTIPVTLEEAAWIDGCSVFGGFVRIVLRNSLPGVLSTAIYAFLLAWNDYLVALVFLRSDDRFTLPIGLQTFFQQNQTDWGPVMACAVVMLAPPVVIFAFLNRFFSIGGIGGSLAGR; the protein is encoded by the coding sequence ATGACCACCCCCATCGCCACGGCGCCGGCAAGGAACTCGCTCGATCCGCGGCGGGCTGGGTTCGGCCGCACGCTCGCCGCCGCGATCGTGACGCTCGTCCTGCTCGGGCCGATCATCGTCGTGTTCTGGCTGGCGCTGCGGCCGCGGCTCTACACCGACATCACCGGACCGACGCTGGAGACGTTCGGCTATATCTTCGCCAATACTGACATCCTGCTCTGGCTGAAGAACAGCGCCATGGTCTCGGCGCTCGCGACCATCGTTTCGGTCATCGTCGCCGCGCCCGCCGGCTATGTGTTGTCGCGTGGCCGCGGCGGGGCGGTCTCGGTCTATTCGCTGTTCATCTTCGTGGTGCAGAGCTTCCCTGTCGTCGTCTTCGTCATCCCGCTCTTCATCATGTTCGCGGCGGTCGGGCTGGTCGATTCGCTCGGCGGCGTCGCGATCATCTATGTCGCCTCCTCGATCGCCGTCGCCTGCTGGATGATGTCTGCCTATTTCGACACGATCCCGGTGACGCTGGAGGAAGCCGCCTGGATCGATGGCTGCTCGGTCTTCGGCGGCTTCGTGCGGATCGTGCTGCGCAACTCGCTGCCCGGCGTGCTGTCTACGGCAATCTATGCGTTCCTGCTTGCCTGGAACGACTATCTCGTGGCGTTGGTGTTCCTGCGCTCCGACGATCGCTTCACCCTGCCGATCGGCCTGCAGACCTTCTTTCAGCAGAACCAGACCGACTGGGGCCCGGTAATGGCTTGCGCTGTCGTGATGCTGGCGCCGCCGGTGGTCATTTTCGCATTTCTCAACCGATTCTTCTCGATCGGCGGCATTGGCGGTTCGCTGGCCGGCAGATAG
- a CDS encoding DUF3489 domain-containing protein, protein MGAPRKQEGACHRPARQGEGASVDDITGMTGWLAHTIRALLTSVRRAGMAVETIRRSGEPTRYRLMEGQGAETTAIPPVDTVELGQAEEE, encoded by the coding sequence ATCGGAGCGCCCAGGAAGCAAGAAGGCGCTTGTCATCGGCCTGCTCGTCAGGGGGAAGGCGCATCGGTCGACGACATCACTGGGATGACCGGCTGGCTCGCGCACACGATCCGAGCCTTGCTGACCAGCGTGCGCAGGGCCGGCATGGCAGTCGAGACAATCCGCCGAAGCGGCGAGCCGACCCGATATCGGCTGATGGAAGGGCAGGGCGCTGAGACGACCGCGATCCCGCCAGTCGACACAGTCGAACTTGGACAGGCCGAGGAAGAGTGA
- a CDS encoding DUF2924 domain-containing protein produces MSRTRQSARTSSQPIALTAEIHGLAKLDLHALRIRWRKLMRKEAPEHLGRALLIRIIAYWMQARIHGDLDANSVRQLEQIARDHERQRRAGAAKPKAVPVVAPAPRDRGHRPGTLFIREYAGEMHRVCVTHDGFE; encoded by the coding sequence ATGTCCCGGACACGCCAATCCGCGAGAACGTCATCGCAGCCGATTGCCCTTACTGCCGAGATCCATGGTCTCGCCAAGCTGGATCTCCACGCCCTGCGGATCCGCTGGCGCAAGCTGATGCGCAAGGAGGCCCCCGAACATCTCGGTCGGGCCCTGCTGATTCGCATCATCGCTTACTGGATGCAGGCACGGATCCATGGTGATCTCGATGCCAACAGCGTCCGGCAACTCGAACAGATTGCGCGAGACCATGAACGCCAGCGCCGGGCAGGGGCGGCCAAGCCGAAGGCGGTTCCAGTCGTTGCGCCGGCACCGCGAGATCGCGGCCATCGCCCCGGCACATTGTTCATCCGCGAATATGCCGGCGAGATGCACCGGGTGTGCGTCACCCACGACGGCTTTGAATAG
- a CDS encoding Gfo/Idh/MocA family protein has translation MEKLRVGLIGLGTVGQVVHLPVLAGLKEQFEVVAVCDVSARLVERIADSYQVKGRYTDHAAMLSAERLDVVAVINSDEYHADCAVDALAAGVHVLIEKPVCLSLADLDRIIAARDAAGKIAFVGYMRRFAGAYAAMKARLAAGPAPLHVAVRDIIGPNAFFIGQTAVVEAADDIAPTLIAERQHRAETQVRDALGPVSTEAVSAYRLLCGLGSHDLSAMRGLIGAPQGVIGAGKKSSGRYVAAILDYGSFMATFEMGLDQVGRFDASIEAFTGSERLRIDYDTPFIRHLPTLLTVQSTKGDSLSVAIERPSYRDPYTSEWLHFHDVITAGAPVDTTLEDSAEDLKLFADIIAAFPD, from the coding sequence GTGGAAAAGTTGAGAGTTGGCCTTATCGGCCTCGGGACCGTCGGCCAGGTGGTGCATCTGCCGGTCCTTGCTGGCCTCAAGGAGCAGTTCGAGGTCGTCGCCGTCTGCGACGTGTCGGCTCGCCTCGTCGAGCGGATCGCCGACAGCTACCAGGTCAAGGGACGCTACACCGACCACGCCGCGATGCTTTCGGCCGAGCGGCTCGATGTCGTCGCCGTCATCAATTCCGACGAGTATCATGCCGATTGTGCCGTCGATGCGCTGGCCGCCGGCGTGCACGTGCTGATCGAAAAGCCCGTCTGCCTGTCGCTCGCCGATCTCGACCGCATCATCGCGGCGCGCGATGCGGCCGGCAAGATTGCCTTTGTCGGCTATATGCGGCGCTTCGCCGGCGCCTATGCCGCGATGAAGGCCCGCCTCGCCGCCGGCCCGGCGCCGCTGCATGTCGCGGTGCGCGACATCATCGGCCCGAATGCTTTCTTCATCGGGCAGACCGCCGTGGTCGAGGCGGCCGACGACATCGCGCCCACGCTGATCGCCGAACGCCAGCATCGGGCGGAGACGCAGGTCCGCGACGCGCTCGGACCGGTTTCGACCGAAGCCGTTTCAGCCTACCGGCTGCTCTGCGGCCTCGGCAGCCATGATCTCTCGGCGATGCGTGGTCTCATCGGCGCGCCGCAGGGCGTGATCGGCGCCGGCAAGAAGAGCAGCGGGCGCTATGTCGCCGCCATCCTCGATTATGGGAGCTTCATGGCGACCTTCGAGATGGGGCTCGACCAGGTCGGCCGCTTCGATGCCTCGATCGAGGCCTTCACCGGCAGCGAGCGGCTCCGCATCGACTATGACACGCCCTTCATCCGCCATCTGCCGACGCTGCTGACGGTGCAGTCGACGAAGGGGGACTCGCTTTCCGTCGCCATCGAGCGGCCGAGCTATCGCGATCCCTATACGTCCGAATGGCTGCATTTCCACGACGTCATCACTGCCGGTGCGCCGGTCGACACCACGCTCGAGGATTCGGCCGAGGATCTGAAGCTCTTCGCCGATATCATCGCGGCCTTCCCGGATTGA
- a CDS encoding sugar ABC transporter ATP-binding protein, which yields MDTSTPLLELRSLTKSFAGVRVLSSVDLTVRPGEVHALIGQNGSGKSTLIKILSGYHAPDSGEVFMRGEPVPLPMRQSARRGLRFLHQDVGVVRTMTVLENLRIGRFRTTAYGRLRWAEERRAAKETLAEMQLDIDPDTLVRDIPPAERALIGFMRAIQEIDYERGEVLILDEPTAFLPVASVEKIFKAVRNVARRGSAVVFVSHRLDEILDIADRTSILRDGRLIETVVTKETNERKLVAAMLGRELDSLYPKRSVTRGRPMLEVESLSGRIASGVSFTAHQGEILGLTGLLGMGHDEIPYLLFGASQAEGGTVSVADQPLAKLSPEHAIAAKVAFLPADRHRQSGIPKATVLENVVMTNGRRFVRNGILRHQAERTSVQDMLERFDVRPAAPDRLLATLSGGNQQKALLGKWLQTNPAVLLLHEPTQGVDIGSRQQILQIIAEVAASGTTVIMASSEYEELAHLCHRVLIFRHGAIARELTGENLTQTRIAEQCYLA from the coding sequence ATGGACACAAGCACCCCACTCCTCGAATTGCGAAGCCTCACCAAGAGTTTCGCGGGAGTGCGGGTGCTTTCGTCCGTCGACCTGACCGTTCGTCCCGGCGAAGTCCATGCGTTGATTGGCCAGAATGGCTCGGGAAAGTCGACGCTCATCAAGATACTGTCCGGTTACCACGCGCCGGACAGCGGCGAGGTCTTCATGCGTGGCGAGCCGGTGCCCCTGCCCATGCGGCAGTCGGCCCGCCGGGGTCTGAGGTTCCTGCACCAGGACGTTGGCGTTGTCCGCACCATGACGGTGCTCGAGAACCTTCGGATCGGCCGTTTCAGGACGACAGCCTACGGGCGCCTGCGCTGGGCCGAGGAGCGGCGCGCGGCGAAAGAGACGCTGGCCGAAATGCAGCTCGACATCGACCCGGACACGCTTGTCCGCGACATACCGCCGGCCGAGCGGGCGCTGATTGGCTTCATGCGGGCGATTCAGGAAATCGACTATGAGCGCGGCGAGGTTCTCATCCTCGACGAGCCGACGGCATTTCTGCCCGTCGCGTCGGTCGAGAAGATCTTCAAAGCGGTACGCAATGTCGCGCGCCGCGGTTCAGCGGTTGTCTTCGTCAGTCACCGCCTGGACGAGATCCTCGATATCGCCGACCGCACGTCGATCCTCCGCGACGGCCGCCTGATCGAGACGGTGGTGACCAAGGAGACCAATGAGCGCAAGCTCGTCGCAGCAATGCTGGGACGCGAACTTGACTCCCTCTACCCGAAGCGGAGTGTCACGCGCGGACGTCCTATGCTGGAAGTCGAGAGCCTTTCCGGCCGGATCGCCAGCGGCGTTTCGTTTACGGCTCACCAGGGCGAGATTCTGGGCCTTACCGGGCTGCTCGGCATGGGCCATGACGAGATACCGTATCTACTCTTCGGCGCATCCCAGGCTGAAGGCGGCACGGTCTCGGTCGCCGATCAGCCCCTTGCCAAGCTGTCGCCCGAGCATGCAATTGCTGCAAAGGTCGCCTTCCTGCCGGCCGATCGCCACCGCCAAAGCGGGATCCCGAAGGCGACGGTGCTGGAAAATGTGGTGATGACGAACGGCCGGCGCTTTGTGCGGAACGGGATCCTTCGACACCAGGCCGAGAGGACCTCTGTGCAGGACATGCTCGAACGCTTCGATGTCCGCCCCGCCGCGCCCGACCGTCTTCTCGCGACCCTCTCCGGTGGCAACCAGCAGAAGGCGCTTCTGGGCAAGTGGCTGCAAACAAATCCAGCCGTTCTGTTGCTTCACGAGCCGACGCAGGGCGTCGATATTGGTTCGCGGCAACAGATTCTTCAGATTATTGCCGAGGTCGCTGCATCGGGGACGACGGTTATCATGGCGTCGTCGGAATATGAGGAACTCGCGCATCTCTGCCATCGCGTGCTGATCTTCCGGCATGGCGCGATTGCGCGCGAACTGACGGGAGAGAACCTCACGCAGACCCGCATCGCTGAGCAGTGCTACCTGGCCTGA
- a CDS encoding sugar ABC transporter substrate-binding protein, which produces MKTLQNSSGALRRLSAGLAIAGSSAALLMGLSGAAQADGLADAKAAVAQAMEKPTFVAPGEAFDMSKLKGKHIWIITSTMGVPFVATIAQSVQAAAEKVGIETTLVDGKGNVSEWNRGLAQAVSQHADGVVTVGASPELMKGPMKDALEAKIPVVDAVTADKDAPLVPGTFAHVSISFVHSGELQAAFAIAHSEGKANVLILGDNEFPGEVSRVEGMKSAFASMCPDCKVTVEDTQVANLGVKLGQQVQTLLRRDPDVNLVLPTYDAQAIYVVPAIKAANFDRTIGVVGSDAVPSNLDWIREGNVQVADVGEPSVWLGWAALDEVARGMLGMSAVDEQIPLRLFTKDNLKDVSNDENELFGGEYASEYSKLWGVN; this is translated from the coding sequence ATGAAGACGCTGCAGAATAGTTCGGGCGCGTTACGCCGCCTTTCGGCCGGGCTGGCGATCGCCGGATCGAGTGCCGCCCTGCTCATGGGGCTGTCCGGGGCCGCGCAGGCGGACGGTCTCGCCGACGCCAAGGCGGCTGTCGCCCAGGCAATGGAGAAGCCAACCTTCGTCGCGCCGGGCGAAGCCTTCGACATGAGCAAATTGAAGGGCAAGCATATCTGGATCATCACGTCGACGATGGGTGTTCCCTTCGTTGCGACGATCGCCCAAAGCGTGCAGGCCGCAGCCGAAAAGGTCGGCATCGAGACCACGCTGGTCGACGGCAAAGGCAACGTTTCGGAATGGAACCGCGGCCTCGCGCAGGCGGTCAGCCAGCACGCCGACGGTGTCGTCACGGTCGGCGCCTCGCCCGAATTGATGAAGGGCCCGATGAAGGACGCCCTCGAGGCGAAGATCCCGGTCGTCGACGCGGTTACCGCCGACAAGGACGCGCCGCTGGTTCCCGGCACATTCGCCCATGTCAGCATCTCCTTCGTCCATTCGGGCGAACTGCAGGCGGCCTTCGCGATCGCCCACTCGGAAGGCAAGGCCAACGTCCTGATCCTCGGCGACAATGAATTCCCCGGCGAGGTGTCGCGCGTCGAAGGGATGAAGAGCGCGTTCGCGTCGATGTGCCCGGACTGCAAAGTAACGGTCGAGGATACGCAGGTCGCGAACCTAGGCGTGAAGCTGGGCCAGCAGGTGCAGACGCTGCTTCGTCGCGATCCGGACGTGAACCTGGTTCTGCCGACCTATGACGCGCAGGCGATCTACGTCGTGCCGGCCATCAAGGCGGCGAATTTCGACCGGACGATTGGGGTTGTCGGTTCGGATGCGGTGCCCAGCAATCTCGACTGGATCCGGGAGGGCAACGTGCAGGTTGCCGACGTTGGCGAACCCAGCGTCTGGCTTGGCTGGGCGGCACTGGATGAGGTCGCTCGCGGCATGCTCGGCATGTCGGCGGTCGACGAGCAGATCCCGCTCCGCCTGTTCACCAAGGACAACCTCAAGGACGTTTCCAACGACGAGAACGAACTCTTCGGCGGCGAATACGCCTCTGAATACAGCAAGCTCTGGGGCGTGAACTAG
- a CDS encoding carbohydrate ABC transporter permease, translated as MQATGTLADRQSRRPAEARRRRPDLGRAMTLAGLAMPAIVLMTVVNAYPVVYAGIQALHDGDLLNLGSFVGLANFRDALTDPLFWWSARFTVIFSLCGVFGSWLVGFALALLLKPEFPGKSSFKILLLLPWIVPIVVSSMSWNWLTATPTSLLPVLAQDLGFGRVMFLADPTMAMITVCLFKIRISYPFMMMMMSAALEGIEPNLYEAARVDGANSRQQLRYIVLPMTARSTYIAWILMAMFSVNDFATIYLLTGGGPVDSTTSLIVLAYRSVFQDFRPGYGVAISFLMTGALVTLSIILFRQIRRANIA; from the coding sequence GTGCAGGCAACCGGAACCCTCGCCGACCGGCAAAGCCGGCGCCCCGCGGAAGCGCGGCGCCGGCGGCCTGATCTCGGCCGCGCCATGACATTGGCCGGGCTGGCGATGCCGGCCATCGTGCTGATGACCGTCGTCAACGCCTATCCGGTCGTCTATGCCGGCATCCAGGCGCTGCATGACGGCGATCTGCTCAATCTCGGCAGCTTTGTGGGCCTCGCGAATTTTCGCGACGCCCTGACCGATCCGCTGTTCTGGTGGTCGGCGCGCTTCACCGTCATCTTCAGCCTCTGCGGCGTGTTCGGGTCATGGCTGGTCGGCTTCGCGCTCGCCCTCCTGCTGAAGCCGGAATTTCCCGGCAAGAGCTCCTTCAAGATCCTGCTGCTCCTGCCATGGATCGTGCCGATCGTCGTCTCCTCCATGAGCTGGAACTGGCTGACGGCGACACCGACGAGCCTGTTGCCGGTGCTGGCGCAAGATCTCGGCTTCGGCCGCGTGATGTTCCTCGCCGATCCGACCATGGCGATGATCACCGTCTGCCTGTTCAAGATCCGGATCAGCTATCCCTTCATGATGATGATGATGTCGGCGGCGCTCGAAGGCATCGAGCCCAATCTCTACGAGGCGGCCCGCGTCGACGGCGCCAATTCGCGGCAGCAGCTGCGCTATATCGTCCTGCCGATGACGGCCCGCTCGACCTATATCGCCTGGATCCTGATGGCGATGTTCTCGGTCAACGACTTCGCCACGATCTATCTGCTCACGGGCGGTGGCCCGGTCGATTCGACGACCTCGCTGATCGTCCTTGCCTATCGCTCGGTGTTCCAGGATTTCCGGCCAGGATACGGCGTCGCGATCTCCTTCCTGATGACCGGAGCGCTGGTGACCCTTTCGATCATCCTCTTCCGCCAGATCCGCAGGGCGAACATCGCATGA
- a CDS encoding ABC transporter substrate-binding protein encodes MNESNARRSGMNRRAFLASTAAAATAMTVGQKAAFGAEEIKFWDMVWGTGATYTAAAKELVGSYQPSGDNLGVRYQSIPWANWYQTFTSAAASRTTPAVSSGAAFLPFYFIEQGVIAPADDVVAGFDKSGTNDFLPGVLDAMKTDKGYAAMPWSMDLRVIWVRKSLLEKAGVEAPTDWQSFIKVGEALKKIDVVGLGLADGSTTTDGQHSVSALMINNGGGLFATDGTLDCVTDRNIETLDFLNELVRKGIIDPYAASYTSDNVTRDWLSGRVGMGFGQTGLDKNFPADQRSDLTVISPIKSTRGDKGTVYYINPLMMFKTTASQPSSEAFLTWYLDNMKVFWEKGVAIDVPVRKSIAELPNLKQNANLQKSIAEWQPVGKTIGAQAPRPFGALNAVDGGGAGAAFIQQIIEGKTASKQILETLQTALEKVVK; translated from the coding sequence ATGAACGAATCCAATGCTCGCCGGAGCGGCATGAACCGCCGCGCCTTTCTCGCCAGCACGGCTGCGGCCGCAACCGCCATGACCGTCGGCCAGAAAGCGGCGTTCGGCGCCGAGGAGATCAAGTTCTGGGACATGGTCTGGGGCACCGGCGCCACCTATACGGCGGCCGCCAAGGAACTGGTCGGCAGCTACCAGCCCTCGGGCGACAATCTCGGCGTCCGCTATCAGTCTATCCCCTGGGCCAACTGGTACCAGACCTTCACCTCCGCCGCCGCTTCCCGCACGACGCCAGCGGTCTCGTCGGGGGCCGCCTTCCTGCCGTTCTATTTCATCGAGCAGGGTGTCATCGCTCCCGCCGATGATGTCGTAGCCGGCTTCGACAAGAGCGGCACCAACGACTTCCTCCCCGGCGTGCTCGACGCGATGAAGACCGACAAGGGCTATGCCGCGATGCCCTGGTCGATGGATCTCCGTGTCATCTGGGTGCGGAAGTCGCTGCTCGAGAAGGCCGGCGTCGAGGCGCCGACGGATTGGCAGAGCTTCATCAAGGTCGGCGAGGCGTTGAAGAAGATCGATGTCGTCGGCCTCGGCCTCGCCGACGGCAGCACGACGACGGACGGACAGCACAGCGTCTCGGCGCTGATGATCAACAATGGCGGCGGGCTGTTCGCGACCGATGGCACGCTCGATTGCGTCACCGATCGCAACATCGAGACGCTCGACTTCCTGAACGAGCTGGTCCGCAAGGGCATCATCGATCCCTATGCGGCGAGCTACACGTCCGACAATGTCACCCGCGACTGGCTCTCGGGCCGGGTCGGCATGGGCTTCGGCCAGACCGGGCTCGACAAGAACTTCCCGGCCGACCAGCGGTCCGACCTGACGGTGATCAGCCCGATCAAGTCGACGCGCGGAGATAAGGGCACAGTCTACTACATCAATCCGCTGATGATGTTCAAAACCACCGCGTCGCAGCCTTCGTCGGAGGCGTTCCTCACGTGGTATCTCGACAATATGAAGGTGTTCTGGGAGAAGGGCGTCGCCATCGACGTGCCGGTTCGCAAAAGCATCGCCGAGCTGCCGAACCTCAAGCAGAACGCCAATCTGCAGAAGTCGATCGCCGAATGGCAGCCGGTCGGCAAGACGATCGGCGCGCAGGCGCCGCGTCCCTTCGGTGCGCTCAACGCGGTCGATGGCGGCGGAGCCGGTGCTGCGTTCATCCAGCAGATCATCGAGGGCAAGACGGCGTCGAAGCAGATCCTCGAGACCCTGCAGACCGCCCTCGAGAAAGTCGTGAAGTAG
- a CDS encoding ABC transporter permease, with product MTDAARDPMQGKSPDAAARGTSDAARLRAGRGRMAAYRYAVVFALLILVAGFSVLLPNTFFTLGNFRTIVSSQAVLMILALGLTLPLTTGEFDLSVGSMLGCGAVLTAYFTGVLHLPLVMVVIATVLVGVLAGAINGLFVVRIGINAFIGTLGTSTILMGLTLAVSGGQILNTVAEPLSEFVQYQIFGLAVPVYIGFGLAIGLWYLYEHTPTGRHLFFVGEGREAARLTGLGVDRLRFAAFIGSGAISAGAGVLTAGQLGAADPSVGPSFLLPAYAAAFLGAATIKPGRFNAWGTVVALYLLVTGVTGLELLGTSSWVQEMFNGIALLIAVTFARFVARNQVA from the coding sequence GCGAGGCTCCGGGCCGGCCGTGGACGCATGGCCGCCTACCGCTATGCGGTCGTATTCGCGCTCCTCATTCTCGTCGCCGGCTTCTCGGTCCTGCTCCCAAATACGTTCTTCACGCTCGGCAATTTCCGGACGATCGTCAGTTCGCAGGCTGTCCTGATGATCCTGGCGCTGGGATTGACGCTCCCGCTCACCACAGGAGAGTTCGATCTCTCCGTCGGATCCATGCTCGGCTGCGGAGCGGTACTGACGGCTTATTTCACCGGCGTCCTTCACCTGCCGCTGGTTATGGTCGTGATCGCCACGGTGCTGGTCGGCGTACTCGCCGGTGCCATCAACGGGCTCTTCGTCGTCCGCATCGGCATCAACGCCTTCATCGGCACCCTTGGCACATCGACCATCCTGATGGGACTGACGCTCGCGGTCTCGGGCGGCCAAATCCTCAACACGGTGGCGGAGCCGCTGAGCGAATTCGTCCAGTACCAGATCTTCGGACTGGCCGTGCCGGTCTATATCGGCTTCGGCCTCGCCATTGGACTCTGGTACCTCTACGAACACACGCCCACGGGCCGGCACCTCTTTTTCGTCGGCGAAGGCCGCGAGGCCGCGCGCCTCACCGGGCTCGGTGTGGACCGCCTGCGCTTTGCCGCCTTCATCGGATCCGGCGCGATCAGTGCCGGGGCTGGCGTCCTCACCGCCGGCCAGCTCGGCGCCGCCGATCCTTCCGTCGGACCGAGCTTTTTGCTGCCGGCCTATGCCGCCGCCTTCCTCGGCGCAGCAACCATCAAGCCGGGCCGCTTCAACGCCTGGGGAACGGTGGTCGCGCTCTATCTGCTGGTCACCGGCGTGACCGGGCTCGAACTCCTCGGCACGTCGTCCTGGGTTCAGGAAATGTTCAATGGGATCGCACTGCTCATCGCGGTGACGTTCGCGCGTTTCGTGGCGCGCAACCAGGTCGCGTGA